A genome region from Nicotiana tabacum cultivar K326 chromosome 13, ASM71507v2, whole genome shotgun sequence includes the following:
- the LOC107818105 gene encoding cysteine proteinase 3, with protein MTRASIILLLLLIATSIAAAQGGALTFDDDNPIRQVVVSDGLQELENGILQLIGQTRRALSFVRFVRRYGKRYDSVEEIKQRFEIYLDNLKMIRSHNKQRLSYKLGVNEFTDLTWDEFRRERLGAPQNCSATTKSDLQLTNVNLPETKDWREAGIVSPVKKQGKCGSCWTFSTTGALEAAYAQAFGKNISLSEQQLLDCAGAFNNFGCHGGLPSQAFEYIKYSGGLDTEEEYPYAGKAGVCKFSSENVAVKVVDSVNITKGAEDELKYAIAFIRPVSVAYQVVKGFKQYKGGIYSSTVCGNTPQDVNHAVLAVGYGVDNGTPYWLIKNSWGAEWGDNGYFKMEMGKNMCGIATCASYPIVA; from the exons ATGACTCGCGCCTCGATTATACTATTACTATTACTCATCGCGACCTCAATCGCCGCCGCACAAGGCGGAGCGTTGACGTTTGACGATGATAATCCGATCAGGCAAGTAGTAGTATCCGACGGTTTGCAGGAGCTGGAGAATGGAATTCTCCAACTCATCGGCCAAACGCGCCGTGCTCTCTCCTTCGTTCGCTTTGTTCGCAG GTATGGGAAGAGATACGACTCAGTTGAGGAGATCAAGCAAAGGTTTGAGATATACTTGGACAATCTGAAGATGATTAGGTCTCACAACAAGCAACGACTTTCCTACAAACTTGGTGTCAATG AGTTTACTGACCTAACATGGGATGAGTTTAGGAGAGAAAGGCTAGGAGCTCCTCAAAACTGTTCCGCTACCACAAAGAGCGATCTTCAGCTCACTAATGTCAACCTACCAGAGACG AAAGACTGGAGGGAAGCAGGGATAGTAAGCCCAGTGAAGAAGCAGGGCAAGTGCGGGTCTTGCTGGACATTCAG CACTACTGGTGCTCTGGAGGCAGCATATGCCCAGGCATTTGGGAAGAACATCTCTCTGTCTGAACAGCAGCTCTTGGACTGTGCTGGAGCTTTTAATAACTTTGGATGCCATGGCGGGCTTCCATCACAGGCTTTTGAGTACATTAAATACAGTGGTGGTCTTGACACTGAAGAAGAATATCCTTATGCTGGAAAGGCTGGTGTATGCAAATTCTCGTCAGAAAATGTTGCTGTTAAAGTCGTTGATTCTGTTAATATTACCAAG GGTGCTGAAGATGAACTAAAATACGCGATTGCATTTATTAGACCGGTTAGTGTAGCTTATCAGGTGGTAAAAGGTTTCAAACAGTACAAGGGTGGAATTTACAGCAGCACCGTATGTGGCAACACTCCCCAG GATGTGAACCATGCTGTTCTTGCTGTGGGATATGGTGTTGATAATGGTACTCCATATTGGCTGATCAAGAACTCGTGGGGAGCTGAATGGGGTGACAATGGATACTTCAAAATGGAGATGGGAAAGAACATGTGTG GTATTGCAACTTGCGCATCATACCCTATTGTTGCTTGA